The following nucleotide sequence is from Hippopotamus amphibius kiboko isolate mHipAmp2 chromosome 11, mHipAmp2.hap2, whole genome shotgun sequence.
TACTCTGTTTCTACACCCCTGCCTCTCTCATTCTCCTTCTAGGTCTCCACAGGAGATCCAAAACATCTGGTATTTGCATCAATATTTTATTGGAAATTGGCTCTtctcatgttttctattttttcatcatCTCATCAAAACCTTAGTCATCTTTGCAGTTCTATTCTCAAACGAAATACACTAGGTGTCTAGTTGGAAAATTTTCTGAACATTGTTTCTGTTCTTCCTTTACTGAAACGAGTGACAACTTGTTCCTTAAAACTCACTCCTCCCTCGGCTTCAGTCATATCAccctttccagtttttcttttaccCCATGATTATGACTTCAAAGCCTATTCTTTGTTAGCTAACCCCTTAAATACTGCTATTAAGAGGATATTCAGTCTTAGCTATTTTCCTACTATTTTTGcatattccttcttttttaaaaatcaaatatctaTTGAGCTCTTCTTATAGACATGCTCCATTCTAGGTGCTAGAGGGAAGGCACTGGATATATTTTAACAATAAGACCAATAACATACCCTGATGGACCCAAAAGAGGGTGTAAGACAAAGAGAAACTAGTGGTGACTCCAGAGATTTTGGTCTGATCAAGTGGAAGGATCCAGTTGCTATCATCTGATGTTAGCAAAGCAGTGAAAGGAGAAATTTGGGGTGGGAAAACTAAGGGTTCAAAATATACTTGTAAGTTTAGGATCTGCTGTGGTTCGTGTCCCCCGAAAATTCATACGGTGGAGTCCTGATGTAGAGATATTTGGAGTTGGGATCTTTGGGAGGTAaataggtcatgagggtggagctcgCATGGTGGGATCAGTGTCCTTATAAAGAGAGGAAGAGGgctagttttttctcttttccatgtgATGATACAGCTAGAAAGCAGCCCTCTGCAACTGAGAACAttctcaccaggaactgaactGTCTGGCCCctttatcttggacttcccagcctccagaactgtgagaagtaaatgtttgctgtttaagccacccagtttatggtaattCATTAttgcagcctgaactaagacagaATTTGTTTCAGAAAGCCAAGTATAGATATTCAGAAAATGAAGTGATCTATATTGAAGATATACTTTTGGGAGTCTTCAGAATAGTGATAGTATTCGATTGCTTTGAGGCTGGTTGAAACgaccaaagagaaaagaacagtACAAAGCACCAAGCTATGGAAGATTCTGCTCTTAGGGTTTTGGGGGGTGGAagtggggggaggaagaggaatctgcaaaggagactgagaagataCTTTTGAGGTGGGAGGAAAGCCAAGGATTTGGTTGTCCTATGAGCCAAGTACAGTAAAGAAGAGGAAGTGACCTGCAAGTTAAGGTTGTGTTGGTCTAAATAAGATAAGAATAAAACTGATCCTTGGATTTAGTCATTCGAAGCTTCTTGGTCATGTTAGCAAGAGCAGCTTTAGTGCAAGTGATGGCTATGAAACTTCCACCAGAATGAGGTTAGGAGACAACGGGAGGAAGGAGTTGCACGCTGCAAGACACACTGAGGAATCACTCACATTCTTGTCTTCTACTATCTCTATACGTGCTCACAGCTATCATGTTTATATGTAGTTCCTTcagtggagtactactcagccataaaaaagaatgaaataacaccatttgcagcaaagacctagagattatctaagtgaagcaagtcagacaaagacaaatgtcatatgatatcacttacatatgtaatataaaaaatgatacaagtgaacttatttataaaacagaaatggactcacagacatagaaaataaatttatggttaccaaagtggaaagagtggaggcagggagggataaattaggagtttgggattaacaagtatacactactgtgtataaaatagataagcagcaaaGACCTACTGTttggcacagggaactgtattcaatatcttgtaataacctataatggaaaagaatctgaactaaatcactttgctgtacatctgaaactaacacaacattgtaaatcaactatacttcaaatgttgataaaagattttatatgtatatcccagACTTCTCTGAGCCTGGTTTTTAtgcaggtttctcaaaaaaaaaaaaaaaaaagaaagaaaaaagcccaaATAAATCAATCATGACCTTGTTTTCCTATATTGCCCAACAAGAATTATAAATCCACAGAAGTCAGTTTTCTTTCCATCCTGCTCCACTGTACATACAGAAAGGCCCAGCCACTTGTGTCAGGCTTCATAcacctgatcttttttttttaaatctcacttatttcatttaatcttgcAATGAGAGCACAATGTGACTGAACTTTTGAGTTTCTTTTCCCAGGAGAATGATGAAATGATAAAGAGAGTAAAAAGAAGTCAGTTTTGTGTCAatgaaaacttttgtttcagcCACATTGAGTTTTAGGTGAAAATAAGACATTGATGTAGAAAATGGAGATGTGATGGCTTAGGAAGATTAGAGGTAGGGCAGAGATGAAAATATATAGCTTGTCTTTTCGATATGGACAGTAAGTAGCTAACAGCTATAGCTAGTAGGTACAAATTATAACCAGAGCACAATTTTCACTATTATATAAATCATCCTATGTaaacaaaatcacaaaaagaATTACTCTCAAGACTTCTTGCTTTCTTCCTGAATGAAAGAACTCAGTAAAATTTGTGAATATTACATATTCTTTTAGATGAGATCTCCAGGACATTGTGAGATTTTATAGAAAATCCACatgcattgttcttttttttttttaagaacttttattgagatacaataaactgcatatatttaaagtgtacaatttgatttttttttattagtaatgtatatatggcaatcccaatctcccaattcatcccaccccaacgtcccccccacccctgctccagctttccccacttggtgcccatatgtttgttctctacatctgtgtctctatttctgccttcacGTGCATTGTTATTAATGGGGCCATTTTGAAACTTCAACATTaccaacaaaatacattttaaattaaggaGTTAAACTTTTTGCAGATAAAATTTTAGCATAAGTGCTTTTTTCCCTCAAGTGGAATTATGACCAaatttattgttatatatattttttccagttctttattggagtgtaattgcgttacactgttgtgccagttcctgctgtacaacaaagtgaatcagctgtatttatacatatatccccatattccctacctcttgagcctccctcccacccttcctatcccacccctccaggtcatcaccggtcatcgagttgatctccctgtgttatgcagcagcttcctactagctatctattttacgtttggtagtgggtatatgttaatgctactctctcactttgtcccagcttccccttccggtgtgtcctcaagtccgttctcaagtctgcatctttattcttgccctgtattgttatattttcaatttaaaattttattcagtgACGGTTtgaatttaaaagtgaaatttctCACACTGTTTAGAATGTAGGTTCAGAAATCAGACCATAATAGTGTCATTGGCAACTGAGCCTCATACAAAACCTCATTGAATAGTTCACTGATTGAGTTGCTGAAATTTTCTATTTGGCTCTATTTGAGGGGCTTCCAGGTGTCTCTCTGCACTGAAAACACAGTTAATAATTGTAAACTCTGATTACTAATTTCATTAACCCAGGGCCCAATTCAACCATGACTATCATAGATCAAAACTCTTCTTTGTTTTACCCCCCTGAATGGAAAGCATTATATTTTGCTAGGAATCCTTTATTCTATGCAAATATAGTTTTGCATGTTCCCTCTCAGTAAGCACATTACAAAGTAAACGCATtatactcatttaattttcatgtaaCATTGAATACAAACAAAAGATTATATGCCACATGTTTCTAAGCTTGAAGCATAAAGTATGCATTAAACCCATTATTCAACACAAGAATTACATTACTGAAGCCGTGGAAACAATGTGTGTCTTCCTACCCAATTCCACCCACTAACTGTCTTGAATTATTTTGGAGTGTTCAACATTTCTTTATACTTAATAAACACAGGGATTTGTCTTTACTGTCTCCACttgttagaaataaatgaaatggtaaAATCAGATTTGAATCGATTCCTCTCTCTCTATGTTAGGGAAGTGAGGTTATCCAAGTGAATATTACCATTTAACTTCTTCTGGGTCTAACCTCTGATAACCTTTTGAGTGCAATTTGAATAATAGATACTTATAGTGACAAGCATATAGTACTAGATCCTTTCAATAGATTATCTAATTTTACATTGTCTGTTTGTTATTAACTATATGATGAGATGATGGATACTATCTTCATTTCAAAGGTTAGATTATAGATGCTTGCTCaggaaacttgcccaaagttcTAGAGCTGGGAAATCTGAGATTTGAAACCAGTGTTCCCCTAGTCTAAGCCCTACTCACTTTCTACTCTCAAGCACATAGCTTTGATCAAtacatgataaaaacaaaatacatgatAAACTAATAACAGCATCAAGAAGTGACTATAAATTAATCATTTACGATTCTTTTTCAAGGGTTTACATTTAATATCAACAATATCAGTTTAGATAATGTTATTCTTGTATTAACTCAAACCGATGGCATAAAGTTTAATGAGTATCAATTAATCTTTGAAGAAATGGGCTCATTGGTTATTTCATGTTTGGAATATTATCTTTCTAATTAGCCTTTCCCATTATTGAATGTGGCactgcaaattttaaaacaattagcaCTATTAATGATGATAAATTATCCTTTTAAAACACAGGTATGCCTGTGTATCTAGTATGTTTAAATATacccatttatataaaaaattctgtcaaattcaaggaaattaaatgtagtgtaagaaaacatatataattaAGCCCAAGGCCTAGGTATATTTTCTAATGTTGAGAGATAGCAAAACGAATAAGTCTTCATTCATGCAtggatttatttgtttactttctattcttaaaaatactaataattaCCATTTTTGAGTGCCTATATCTATGGGGCACTGTTTTGTTGAACTTTAATCTTTGGTCTTAtaattgtcttttctcctttgatgATTGCCATCAGGTAGGTATTATTATGCACGTTTAACAATGAAAAAACTAAGCTTAATAAAATCTCACAGCTAAAAAGTGACGTAACCGTGATTCAATCATAGGTCTACATGACTGAGAAAGCTGTACTCGTCTACAGAAGGAGGCTTTTAAAATTTGGTACAGGGAAATCTGGAGTTAGGAACTGGATCTCAGGTTTTGATGCTGACACTGATTTCACATGTGACATTAGACAGTCTCTCTGAGTCTTAGAGTGTTAGATGAGATGATATCGAAGATCTGTTCAGGCTCAAAACTAacttcttttatatttactcttCCTTCACAAATCATTAGTAACTTGGCAATTACATTTCCATCAACCATCTTTCTGTTGTAATGCTtatgtgtgctttttaaaaaataaaacattaaaatatgttcATTGTAGCAAATTTACATAATAGAAACATGCTCAATAGAGAAAGTAAACATGCTCCTCAATATTATCACCCAGGAATAATGACTACTGATTGTTCGTGAGTTATTGAAGGTAATGTGTAGGAGGTATATAAGTAGATTGGTGGTACTTACTTTTGATGGTTGGTATCATACTAAATATTCTGTTTTGTGTATTCCTTGTAATGTAAAATGGAAGTAGATATTTACATGTTATTAAATAATTCGTCAAAAATgtattagtaattttaaaatatttagtttgggCAACAAAGACTTTTTTGAAGCAGGTGGGGACTATTTGCAGCTTTGGACTTAGAGAGTCTAAGTGTTAGACTCTGTGGACAGAAATGCAAGATGCAAACCTTGTTCATGCAAGTTATGGCGGTTGTTATacaattttttaagttaacaaGTCTTGAAAATCACTCATTTCACCaatgaaaaatcatttcaaatataCTTTATACTTCATTGACCTTTCTggtaaaaatttcaataaaagtaTCTGATGCTGCTTGCCAGATACATTTGGAGTATATACTCCTGACTGGCATACTGTAAATGCTAACTAACCACCCTTAACAAAATGTTAAAGGACAAACACATACAACACAGTATTTAtactaaagtttttaaaagttaattcctGCTCCTTGgtataaattaaaaacttatgtccacacacaaacatttatagcagctttattcacaattgccaaaatttggaagtaaccaagatgttcttcagtaggcaaatggataaataaactgtgttacatccatacaatgaaatattattcaccactaaaaagaaatgagctaccaagccataaaaatacatgaagcaatcttaaatgcatattaccaagtgaaagaagccaatctgagaaggctacatactgtatgattccaactataggacattctggaaaaggcaaaactgtggagacagtaagagttagtggttgccaagggttaggGAAAGAGGGATGAATGGGTGgaacacagaagatttttaaggcagtgatactattctgtatgatactataatacatgtcattacacatttgccAAAAcacatagaatgtacaacacctaggaatgaaccctaatgtaaactatggactttgagtgataatgATGTATCCCTCTGGGAGAATCTTGGTTTTACTGGAGAAACAAGAAGTAACATAATAGAGGAGTATTTGGAGAACAAGAAAAAATGAGTAAGACACAGTCTTATCACTTAAAGGAACGGAAGTGTAATATTGTGCCCTGGGCACAcaggggagggtggcagggcacacaggttcatgACCAACACTCACCCCACCCCTGTAAACTGCTCTGGGAGGGAGGTGTGAAAGTCAAGATGAAGGAGCTTGATTTCCTTTCAATGAGAGATGTGGGCTGGTTCTAAAGGGACCAAGCAGCATCTGAAATGACACTGGATGGAGGAATAGAATGGGCTGGAAGGACAGCCACCACAGAAGATGGGACATGCTTCTAGCGCTCTTCTGTATCTCCAGTCTCCAGGATTCCTCGCAATCACAACATGAAAGAATGGACAGGAGTAGCAGCAAAGACAAAAACACCATCTATGTCCTGCTACAACTTTGGGTTCTGTTATTTTAGTCTATATTTAAATGCTCACACTTATTTTGTATGTCAGAATAGAGGCATAGCAGTGACTCAGGCTTCAAGATCACTTTTCATGTGTAAGCTTTAACTTTaccattatattttaaagtaacatttccaCATAAATGCTGAAAGTGTTTCTCAGGACTTGCTGTCACTGTGTAAAACTTTTAGATTTGAATTAAACAGTAACTTTGTGTGTTATCTCTGCCCCTGAGCATTTGAGGAGACTAAATTAAATCAAAGGATAGTTTATTGGTAATCTTCAGCTggatatattttctctcttaaagTACACAGAAATTGGAAAGTACAGATTTTATTGTTCAGTAGCCAAATCTGTTGGATTATTTTGGAGCAAAGGGAACATTTACTCTCTAAAATATGGTTGTGGAAGGCTAATTTATATCATGATGTCCTCTGGGGTTCAGGTAGTGCCTTCTTCCCTATTCATAACGTTCCAGCACCAGAAGTTCccttattttagaattttacaaATACTGCCTGAAAATACTTATGCTATAGATTTAGTTTTCAAAGCTAAAATCCTTGATAATGTGTACTTAAACTCCAgttcaaaacaaacagaaaaaaagcaatagGTAAACAGCTAGTCGTTCCATGTGAAAAGTGATATGAACTGTGTAGTTTTTTAGGGAATAGAAGCCGAGCCTCAGGGCAGCACCACCCTTTCTGGACATTTCAGCAGACTCTGGGTCCCTGGTAGAGGGACGGAAAGACCTTATACTCTGTTTTTATTAGGCGTGGTTGAAAATAGTCTGGTATCAGGAAGTTTAGCGTGCCGTATTAACTTAGGTTTCCCAGAACactagctgctttttttttctctcacaaacTGAATTGCCTGCATGGAATATCAGACTCTTTGCTTGGGCAAATTAATCTTTCTGTCTTTGAGAAATACACATAGTTTTCTGGCTCAGAaatatccctttttaaaaagtaactgtgTTTCTCCCTATAGAAGCTTTATTTCTACTTCTGCATAGGGAGAACGAGCACATTTTACTAAATTACTTGAAAtttcagcttatttttttaatgattaagtaCCTGTTCTTCAATATTTCTCCCCTCAATACTAGAATCAAATCTTTACACTTCAATGTTGTATGGTGTAATATAAGAAACcatttattagaatatatttaacGAAGCAGTGATTTCCATGTTACCAAAACAAGGAAGGTGTCAAATCCTTGTGAATAACAAGAAAGAAACACTGTTAAACTCTTcataaggactttttttttttttttttttataaatccaTAGTTCCTACAACCTGTAATATAGATTAACATTTTACAGCCAAAAAGTAGCCTGACATTAAATATACACAGAGACTGGGCACTTTTTCACatcaaaaatgataaatttatacAATAGAATTTCTCAACGGTGCCTTACACAGAAGAAAAAGCTGTTGCCAAAACACACTGTTCAGGTCTTATGTACAAGAAGGAGAAAGTCTCTTATGTTTGCGTTTAGTATGCCCTCTGTCCCCATTTAATATCTGCCGGACAAATCACAGAGGCCACCGAGAGGATAGCAACAGATGATCTCTTTGAAGGTTTTCCTCAGTTCTTGGCTCCGGAGTGCATAAATTAGAGGGTCAATGATGGAATTACACATGATCAGGATGAGGTACAAGTTAAAGTGAGACATGAAGCACACACAGTATGGATTCTGGGGACAAGAGATGTAGAATATTAAGTGGAGGAAGAAGGGGGCCCAGCAGACCACAAAGACCCCAATCAATATGGTCAAGGTAATCGCCCCTTTCATGTTGGCGCCTTGGCGGATGGCGCCGGTGCCTGGGAGGACCGCTATCCTCTTAATGTGAAGTCTGGCCATGAGGAACATGTGGACGTAGAGAGACGCCATGAGAGCCAGCATGGTGAAGAACACGGTGATGAGACAGATGATAACAGCACTGCTCTCTGAGTAAATGATGAACAGAATGCCCGACACCGTGCAAGCTGCCCAGATACAACTGATGATGATCCCGACCCGCTTAACCGTCATGATGTTATGGTACTGGAGAGCATAAAAGATAGTAAAATACCTGTCCACTGCAATCGAAAGCAGGCTGCAAATGGATGCAAGCAAGGAGCTACAGATCACTGAGTCAATGACATTGTCAATATTCACTGTGAAACTTTGCGCGTCCGTGTCCGTGCTGTTTAATAGCGTGATGACGATGGTTTCTGACCCGTTGGAAACGCTCACCAACATATCAGCCACAGCCAGGCTGCAGATGAAAAAGTACATGGGTGAATGCAGATTCTTGTTCTTGGCTATTGCCACAATCACCAGAATATTCTCCAACAAGCTTATGACCCCCAGAGTCACGAACACCTCAGGAGAGACAAAAAGTTGCTCGTAGCACCCTCCATCTGAGTAGCCTTTTGCAAAGGACTCACTGGCATTGCTGTGCAGTCCATAGGTGCTGCGGTTCCAGAAGTGGAGAGACGTGTGCATTCCACGGTGATGGGTAGAGTTCATCCTGCGCCAAGTGGATTCAGATCCCCTCTGGATTGATTTAACCTCCTGGGTCAGGTAGTGTCAGCAATTTTTCTCCACGTCTTTACTTGTCTGAAAGTTGTAAGGCTGAAATTGGCATGCTTGTCGTGAATAAATGTCACAAGCTCCGAAGCTTGAAATGGAGTTTTTAGTCTCTTTCAGCTCTGATCAGCATCACTTTGAAATCTTCAAGATGCTCATTCTCACTCGAGTctgctgtttgcttttttgttctcACTTCCACTTTAACTTTAGTCGTATGCATTCAggtcttttcaaaataatttgccTGGTAGCTGCAGTGCTATTGGGAGACAGCTGTGTGCACATGCTCACATCAGCTGCCTCTCAGAGGTATCGGTTCCCAACCTGAGGCTTTGCTTTGCGTGTTAGTAGCTGCTGCTGATTTTATGgtgtgtgaaggaaaaaaaatgttcagactggctcctcctctgcttcctcctgacCAATCCAAGTCCAGTGGATTCTGTGAGACACCGATGATGTTCCAGAGATACAAAGTGCAGGCGACACTGGTTCAGGTGCAGAAGCTGGTGGCATCGGAAAGCAAGCAGGATGTGAGAGACTGAATTTGCCTTTTCAAGTTTTCAAGGAAAGCAACTTGGTTCCCAGAGGACATTCTTTGATATCACAACAAGCAATCTTGAGGCACCGAGGTTTATTCTTACTTAAaggagggatgtgtgtgtgtgtgtgtgtgtgtgtgtgtatgtgcgtgcgcTCCTGAAATAGATACACTGCCTTTTTGGCTACGACATTCAATGTATTTACCCTCTCAGTTTCTTTGAGTTAAGAACAAAGGCAGTAATGCTTCAACTTAAAATAGCTGAAACACAGGGAGAATATTTAATAATACAGAAGACTATGCTATGGATGCAAGGGCCAGATAGGTAGCCACAATTTATCACAGGGCTCAAGAAGGAGTTCATTTCTTATGTACTAATATCAGATATTTCTTCACTGcagaatttcttttattatagatggaatattttttattttcattcacaatttaaaaaccaTATAGTATTAATGTTTATTCTGAACTCAGAAACAAAAAGATCAATAACTAGGCAACATAGATTTTTTAAGCATTATTAAGGtttaattgatatacaaaaagtGCACATATTTAAGGTATACATTTTAATGAGTTCGGACATATGCATGTATCCACGATACATCACAATCAAGGTACTAAGCATGTTCATCACCTCCAAAAATCTCCttgtattcttttgtgtttttttgtgtgataATAACACTTAATGTGAGATctatcataatatattttaaagtgcacaacACTTTTATTTATTAGCCCTAGGCattgtgttgtacagcagatctctagaacttatgcatcttgcataactgaaactttgtacccactGGGAAACAATTCCTTGACagtggtcttggcaatgatttcttggaattGACACCAAAATTACAggcaacaaaacccaaaatagaCAAGtgagattacatcaaactaaaaggcttctgaacagcaaaggaaacaatcagcagagtgaaaaggcagtctaccaaatgagagaaaaaatttgtaaaaccatctatctgataaggggttaatatgcaaaatatgtaaCTGAATAGCAAGAAACTGAATAGCAAAAAAACCCGaaataacctgatttaaaaataggcaaatggcttgaatagacatttttccaaagaaggcatacaaatggccaCCAGATATACCAAAAGGTGCTCAAGaacactcatcatcagggaaatgcagatgaaaaccacagtgaaatattacGTCACACCTATTACATCCcaacacctgttaggatggctattatctgaaaaaagaaaagctaataacTTTTTCCTAAAATGTAGAGAATTTGgatctcagtttttgttttccttttaaggcAGCCTATCTACTTCATTAATTGAAGGCTTCCTTAATTAAACCCACACGTACCTTGATAACTGTACTTATTCAAGCCAAAATGAGTGGATGCTAGTCATATATCAGAGTTTCTGAATGTTTTGCTTCAGCTGAGTTTGAAAGATGGTGAGAAAGttacttttcaaatttaaattccaGGTTATGAAGTTTTATATAGTGTTTTTCCTTGATATGACTATTTTTGGGTTTAGCTCTCTATAGTTTGTGGCTACTGATAGTAGggacaataaaaagtaattatttcaATGTTAATTTTAAGTCTTTGATGGTTTAGGTAAGGGCTTtatcttctttcccttttgtGACAGAGGCAATGTTAAGTATTATTCCTGAGGATTGAGTTAAATTAATGTCTTCCATCCATCCCTGGAATTGGGTGGGACTAAATTCTAGCTAATGGAATGTGGGCGAGTGAGAGCACTGTTATGTCCTTTGTGAGATTCTACACATTTTCCCCCTGGTCTCTTTGTAAGTGACTGCAGAATGGCTTTGAAGCCTCACGTTACAGCTGTCAGAGCCATATCATGAAGGAACCTGGGTCTCTGAAGCACAGAACACAGCTCACATCTCCAACTCCCTCTACACCCTGGTCCACCAACTACATTGAACTGTGATACAAGCAAGCAATAAATATTACTATTAAGCTGCTGAAACATTGGTGTTTACCTGCCACAGCAGCTAGCATTAATTACCTTGACTTTGAAACTTTTTAATGGATCTATTTACAGGAAGCAAACCCAAGTTACATGACagtcctttctttcttccattttgggTTCGTATGAATGGTGGATTACCTAATAAGCAAGCAATAGGAAAGAAATCTGTTGAAATGTTTAAGCCTCAGATAGTCAACTTATAACCTTCCTGAGTCAACTCTTGACTTTGTGCTTCCTACTTCTCTTGGTGGCATTTTCTTAGGCTTAAAATTCAGAATATCTTTGACTTACTCATGTTTCTCAAAACTCTCTACGTGACATCACTTATAAAATACCTTCGATTCTACTGGTGTGTCTgactcctctttttctccttcccactATTCTCCTTCATGGAAACTCCATTGCAATCAAAATTCCATGCAAGATTGCGTGTGCAGTAGTTTCCCATGAGTTTACTCTAGTCACTTTTCTTAGAATGCTCTTTCCCTATGTTTGTGAATGCATACTCATCAAATGTTGTAAAAATTATTACTAGgcatatcatatcatatataattatataataggTAAATTAGTACTTGAAAACAAAACTCTCTTTCTTTTGGCTTTTCACCAAAAAAAGGATTTAATTCGCAGGCATTATGATCACACTGAAATCCTGAAAAATCCTATACAT
It contains:
- the MC4R gene encoding melanocortin receptor 4 — encoded protein: MNSTHHRGMHTSLHFWNRSTYGLHSNASESFAKGYSDGGCYEQLFVSPEVFVTLGVISLLENILVIVAIAKNKNLHSPMYFFICSLAVADMLVSVSNGSETIVITLLNSTDTDAQSFTVNIDNVIDSVICSSLLASICSLLSIAVDRYFTIFYALQYHNIMTVKRVGIIISCIWAACTVSGILFIIYSESSAVIICLITVFFTMLALMASLYVHMFLMARLHIKRIAVLPGTGAIRQGANMKGAITLTILIGVFVVCWAPFFLHLIFYISCPQNPYCVCFMSHFNLYLILIMCNSIIDPLIYALRSQELRKTFKEIICCYPLGGLCDLSGRY